A genomic window from Silene latifolia isolate original U9 population chromosome Y, ASM4854445v1, whole genome shotgun sequence includes:
- the LOC141630049 gene encoding uncharacterized protein LOC141630049 → MTSFNQCLSSCHLEDITSTDCDLTWTNKQEPSSRVWSILDRVLVNPGWISSLPNSFAHFSESGLSDHSPVIVYISDDRKIKKRFSFLNGWINHPDYISTVAEAWKTDKKGSPIFCFFEKLKSVKHALSLLHKSDFTSISARVKEAKKSMTDCQANLAKDPFFAELIYEEKAKIQEYSKLKAAELSILAQRAKIKHIQEDDNSTKYFFC, encoded by the coding sequence GTGATTTAACTTGGACTAATAAGCAAGAGCCCTCTTCTAGAGTTTGGTCCATACTTGACAGGGTTTTAGTCAATCCTGGCTGGATTTCTTCTCTGCCTAATTCTTTTGCTCATTTTTCTGAATCTGGTCTTTCTGATCACTCCCCTGTCATTGTCTATATTTCTGATGATAGGAAGATCAAGAAGAGATTTAGTTTTTTGAATGGCTGGATTAATCATCCTGATTATATTAGTACTGTTGCTGAGGCTTGGAAGACTGATAAAAAAGGAAGTCCTATCTTTTGTTTCTTTGAAAAACTTAAATCTGTTAAGCATGCTCTCTCCCTGCTCCACAAATCCGACTTTACTAGCATTTCTGCTAGAGTTAAGGAGGCTAAGAAAAGCATGACTGACTGTCAAGCTAATTTGGCCAAAGATCCTTTCTTTGCTGAGCTTATTTATGAGGAGAAAGCTAAAATTCAGGAGTATAGTAAACTCAAGGCTGCTGAACTTAGCATCCTGGCACAAAGAGCAAAAATTAAACACATTCAGGAGGATGATAATAGTACTAAGTATTTTTTTTGCTAG